Proteins encoded within one genomic window of Psilocybe cubensis strain MGC-MH-2018 chromosome 2, whole genome shotgun sequence:
- a CDS encoding High-affinity nicotinic acid transporter, translating into MRRLERDRPSINPSDKFSFWEVFRSLSSPQVIFMFIIFFMLGTTLYGLALFLPSIVNQLGFSPNKSQLLSVGPFAAGFFITFLVAYLSDKYNSRGIPSAIVSMLAVIGFAVYLRTDHKFTAYGSLYLTVPGVYACAPMLCAWMANNSEPYYRRATSVAIGFVATNAGGILSTWRFPTKEGPRFRKTTIMDLTFSVLIVVFCLINMLYLNWRNQQKKKQRTALLAPYADEKRSDGGERAWIELGDQHPDFIYTL; encoded by the exons ATGCGTCGCCTCGAGCGCGACCGTCCATCTATCAACCCATCGGACAAATTCTCCTTCTGGGAGGTCTTCCGCTCTCTGAGCTCACCCCAGGTTATCTTTATGTTTATTATCTTCTTCATGCTCGGAACGACACTTTACGGTCTTGCACTCTTCCTGCCTTCCATTGTAAACCAACTCGGCTTCAGCCCTAATAAATCTCAGCTTCTGAGCGTCGGTCCGTTTGCTGCTGGGTTCTTCA TCACTTTCTTGGTAGCGTATCTCTCTGACAAATATAACTCCCGAGGCATCCCATCTGCCATCGTGTCGATGCTGGCAGTGATTGGCTTCGCTGTATACCTCC GCACTGATCACAAGTTCACCGCCTATGGATCTCTCTACCTCACCGTTCCAGGTGTGTACGCCTGTGCGCCGATGCTTTGCGCATGGATGGCCAACAACTCGGAACCATACTACCGCCGAGCTACCAGTGTTGCAATCGGCTTCGTGGCTACCAATGCT GGAGGAATTTTGAGTACATGGAGGTTCCCCACCAAAGAAGGCCCCCGCTTCAGGAAGACAACCATTATGGATCTTACGTT CTCCGTACTCATCGTTGTCTTCTGCTTGATCAACATGCTCTACCTCAACTGGCGTAaccagcagaagaagaagcagcgTACCGCGCTCCTTGCACCATACGCCGACGAGAAGCGCAGCGACGGCGGCGAGCGCGCGTGGATCGAACTGGGTGACCAACATCCGGACTTCATCTACACACTCTGA
- a CDS encoding type I protein arginine N-methyltransferase Rmt1 — translation MSPSTVNAGPSTKPQTDVPDALDMTSRDYYADSYAHFGIHEEMLKDSVRTGSYRSAIVNNAHLFKGKTVLDVGCGTGILSMFAAKAGAKHVVGIDMSNIIDQAQKIIEANGFKDTITLVKGKLEETELPIKEFDIIISEWMGYFLLYESMLDTVLDARDKYLKKGGLIFPDTATLYLAAIEDQEYKEEKINFWDNVYGFDYSCIKDIALREPLVDTVELKAVVTNPCLVKHIDLLTAKKEDLTFETDFTLTCTRDDYVHAFLAWFDISFECTHKKVKFSTGPQAQYTHWKQTVFYTPSSMTVHSGDEIKGRLQCAPNARNNRDLDITIAYKAEGDEEEKVIQYKMSVR, via the exons ATGTCTCCTTCAACTGTAAACGCGGGCCCATCGACAAAACCGCAGACAGATGTCCCTGATGCTCTTGATATGACCTCCAGGGATTA CTATGCCGATTCGTATGCCCACTTCG GCATCCACGAAGAGATGTTGAAGGATTCCGTCCGAACGGGATCTTACCGTTCTGCCATCGTCAACAACGCCCACCTATTCAAGGGCAAGACCGTTTTGGATGTTGGATGTGGAACTGGAATTTTGAGCATGTTCGCTGCCAAGGCAGGAGCGAAGCATGTCGTTGGA ATCGACATGTCAAATATCATCGATCAAGCTCAAAAGATTATTGAAGCCAACGGCTTCAAAGATA CCATCACCCTCGTCAAAGGCAAACTCGAAGAAACCGAACTTCCAATCAAAGAATTCGATATCATCATTTCCGAATGGATGGGTTACTTCCTGCTTTACGAATCAATGCTCGATACCGTTCTGGACGCTCGTGACAAATATCTCAAGAAGGGTGGCCTTATCTTCCCTGACACCGCTACCCTTTACCTCGCTGCTATCGAAGACCAGGAATACAAAGAGGAAAAGATTAACT TCTGGGACAACGTGTACGGCTTCGATTATTCATGTATCAAGGATATCGCCCTTCGCGAACCCCTTGTTGATACCGTGGAGTTGAAAGCTGTTGTTACGAACCCATGCCTAGTCAAG CACATTGACCTTTTGACTGCCAAAAAGGAAGATCTCACCTTCGAAACCGACTTCACCCTTACTTGCACCCGTGACGATT ATGTCCACGCCTTCTTGGCCTGGTTCGACATCTCGTTTGAATGCACCCACAAAAAAGTGAAATTCTCAACTGGTCCTCAAGCTCAATATACCCACTGGAA GCAAACCGTCTTCTACACCCCTTCCTCGATGACCGTGCACAGCGGCGACGAAATCAAAGGTCGTCTACAGTGTGCCCCTAACGCTCGCAATAACCGCGACCTCGACATTACCATCGCTTACAAAGCCGAgggtgatgaagaagaaaaagttaTCCAGTACAAAAT GAGCGTACGCTAA
- a CDS encoding WSC domain-containing protein (WSC domain-containing protein ARB_07867) yields the protein MVASVVPGLLLAASISASITRTTATLSSNWDQRRSTNITVNPNTALPGWTFVGCFTDANGAAPTLQEHSLIDETNMTPALCMEFCGNFSTPLNFAGTELGNQCFCDFNIQGAPLQVNDTLCNVACAGDSTLTCGGPLLVSIYQNNNEGVGPLPTNKATVGAFEFAGCLKDADGTTVRTLSTPLTVDISDGVTAESCTVTCLENGFTKAGLEFGHECWCDSKFNVALGLIVAPLEECSRACDADPTELNAIDTHQPVGNRRMSGYLYQQWKQCLCIYYQLTYD from the exons ATGGTGGCTTCAGTAGTACCAGGACTTCTGCTTGCTGCATCCATCTCAGCAAGTATAACT AGGACAACAGCTACACTCTCGTCGAACTGGGATCAAAGGCGGAGCACCAATATTACAGTAAACCCCAACACTGCCCTTCCAGGATGGACCTTTGTCGGTTGCTTCAC AGATGCCAATGGCGCTGCCCCAACTCTCCAGGAACACTCCCTCATTGACGAAACCAACATGACACCAGCTCTGTGCATGGAGTTCTGTGGGAACTTCAGCACTCCATTAAACTTTGCCGGGACTGAACTTGGCAACCAATGCT TTTGCGATTTCAATATCCAAGGTGCGCCGCTCCAGGTGAACGACACATTGTGCAACGTGGCATGTGCAGGAGACAGCACGCTTACCTGCGGCGGCCCCCTGTTGGTGAGTATATACCAGAACAACAACGAGGGTGTAGGCCCACTCCCTACAAACAAAGCCACAGTCGGTGCTTTCGAATTTGCAGGATGTTTGAA GGATGCAGATGGGACTACAGTTCGGACGCTCTCTACACCTCTTACAGTTGATATATCTGATGGAGTAACCGCCGAGAGTTGCACAGTAACCTGTCTCGAGAACGGATTTACAAAAGCCGGTTTGGAATTTGGCCACGAGTGCT GGTGTGACAGCAAGTTCAACGTTGCGCTAGGCCTAATCGTTGCCCCACTCGAAGAATGCTCGCGCGCATGCGACGCGGACCCCACCGAGCT CAACGCCATTGATACCCATCAACCCGTCGGCAACCGGCGCATGTCTGGCTACCTCTACCAGCAGTGGAAGCAGTGCCTCTGCATCTACTACCAGCTTACCTACGACTAG
- a CDS encoding WSC domain-containing protein (WSC domain-containing protein ARB_07867) has protein sequence MPLVSLERLLVLVAFISGTITAARPSEWNKRQSDTTSANPNDALPGWTFVGCFSDVNHGTVLIGQSFADETNMSPALCTAFCGGNSSTPFNFAGIEHGDQCFCDFSIQGIPIQVNETICNLPCTGDSTLVCGGELLLSVYQNTNEGVGPLPTHKATIGEFVFAGCLRDTDGTDIRTLSTPLSMEDLPDGVTAELCTSTCLERGFTMAGMEIGRECWCSNDIDVPLGLIIAPIEECSLACDADPTELCGAPKRLSMYTVPLPPPGEATQLTPVSPAATGVCVSVSSSASASTSVIAISSVSAATTAATTSSESSAPASSLSTGTTTVDTSSPTSTSASASASSATSIAPGTPTSGVPPHRPNFTSISSITTS, from the exons ATGCCTTTGGTATCACTCGAAAGACTTCTAGTACTCGTCGCGTTCATCTCG GGTACTATAACAGCCGCACGCCCGTCAGAGTGGAATAAAAGGCAAAGTGATACTACCTCAGCTAACCCCAACGATGCACTTCCAGGATGGACCTTTGTCGGTTGCTTCTC AGATGTGAATCACGGCACGGTTCTGATAGGACAGTCCTTTGCCGACGAAACGAATATGAGTCCGGCGCTTTGCACTGCATTCTGTGGGGGGAACTCTAGCACGCCATTTAATTTCGCTGGGATCGAACACGGTGATCAATGCT TCTGCGACTTCAGCATCCAAGGTATACCTATTCAAGTCAACGAGACAATATGCAATCTCCCGTGTACGGGAGATAGCACGCTTGTATGTGGCGGCGAGCTTCTTCTTAGTGTATACCAAAACACCAATGAGGGCGTGGGCCCGCTCCCTACGCATAAAGCCACCATTGGCGAGTTCGTCTTTGCTGGATGTTTAAG GGATACAGATGGGACGGACATCAGGACGCTGTCTACGCCGCTCAGTATGGAGGATCTTCCGGATGGCGTCACAGCTGAGCTGTGCACGTCAACGTGCCTTGAGAGGGGGTTCACAATGGCCGGTATGGAAATCGGCCGCGAGTGCT GGTGCAGCAACGACATCGACGTCCCGCTAGGCTTGATCATCGCCCCAATAGAAGAATGCTCGCTTGCATGCGACGCAGATCCCACTGAACTCTGCGGCGCGCCCAAGAGGCTGTCGATGTACACTGTCCCGCTACCGCCACCTGGAGAGGCGACGCAGCTGACGCCGGTCAGCCCCGCGGCGACGGGCGTCTGTGTGTCTGTTTCATCTTCCGCTTCTGCTTCTACGAGTGTTATTGCTATTAGCAGTGTTTCTGCTGCTACTACTGCTGCCACTACCAGCTCTGAATCGTCGGCTCCTGCTTCTAGTCTGTCTACCGGTACGACGACAGTCGACACCTCCAGCCCGACATCTAccagtgccagtgccagcGCTAGTAGCGCCACATCAATCGCACCAGGCACGCCAACGTCAGGTGTCCCACCGCACAGACCTAACTTTACAAGCATTAGCAGTATCACTACATCATAA